One Primulina huaijiensis isolate GDHJ02 chromosome 5, ASM1229523v2, whole genome shotgun sequence DNA segment encodes these proteins:
- the LOC140976738 gene encoding protein ULTRAPETALA 1-like isoform X1, which produces MSEDRKRKNMENNGGAGGGAVVLFSDEEVRDISGFQRCDDYVVVTCGCTSHTYGDAVGTLRVFASGELEIHCECTPGCQEDKLTPAAFEKHSGRETARKWKNNIWVIVDGEKVPIFKTALLKYYNEASKHANGSQRSTGKTTGHHDEFIRCSQCNKLRRFHLRNKEECQIYHDAFLSVNWTCSDMPHDKITCDDDEERASRRVYRGCTRSPTCKGCTTCVCFGCQTCRFSGCCCQTCMDFTTNAKS; this is translated from the exons ATGAGTGAAGATAGGAagaggaaaaatatggagaataATGGTGGAGCAGGAGGAGGCGCAGTCGTTTTGTTCAGCGATGAGGAAGTGAGAGACATTAGTGGATTCCAGCGATGTGATGATTACGTAGTAGTGACGTGTGGCTGCACAAGCCACACTTATGGCGATGCTGTTGGGACTCTTAGGGTTTTCGCTTCTGGCGAGCTCGAAATTCATTGCGAATGCACCCCGGGTTGTCAAGAAG ACAAGTTAACTCCTGCTGCATTTGAGAAGCATTCTGGACGAGAAACAGCTAGGAAATGGAAGAATAAtatatgggttattgttgatggaGAGAAAGTTCCTATATTTAAGACAGCCCTGCTCAAGTATTACAACGAAGCATCAAAACATGCAAATGGATCCCAGAGATCAACTGGAAAAACCACCGGTCATCATGATGAGTTTATTCGATGCAGTCAGTGTAACAAATTGCGTAGGTTCCACCTTCGCAACAAGGAAGAATGCCAGATTTACCATGATGCTTTCTTAAGCGTGAACTGGACATGCAgtgatatgcctcatgacaa AATTACATGCGATGACGATGAGGAACGAGCAAGCCGAAGGGTGTATAGGGGTTGCACTCGGTCTCCAACTTGCAAAGGATGCACCACCTGCGTGTGTTTCGGGTGTCAGACTTGTCGGTTTTCAGGCTGCTGCTGCCAGACTTGCATGGATTTCACTACAAATGCTAAATCTTGA
- the LOC140977698 gene encoding uncharacterized mitochondrial protein AtMg00860-like: MKYLKDQIQELLDKDFILPSFSPWGVPVLFVKNKDDIMRAERSIMNILMIVLQNLKNKQLYSKFNKRKFWLENVAFLGLVGSIQIFESNPSKVDEVRDWPMPTSVTEIRNFLGMARYCSHFIQGFLKMTVTLTYLTKKRVKHERIPGCQKGFKGLKQDLMEAPVLAMPSQQENYILYTDVSKLGLSTVLMKNDGDFLCF, encoded by the exons ATGAAGTAtttgaaagatcaaattcaagagttGTTGGATAAGGATTTCATATTACctagtttttcaccatggggtgTGCCGGTTTTGTTTGTTAAGAATAAAGATGACATTATGAG agccgAGAGGAGCATAATGAACATTTTGATGATAGTGTTgcaaaatttgaaaaacaagCAATTGTACtccaaattcaataaaagaaagTTTTGGTTGGAGAATGTAGCGTTTTTGGGTCTTGTGGGTTCGATTCAAATCTTTGAATCGAACCCATCTAAAGTGGATGAAGTGAGAGATTGGCCCATGCCAACGAGTGTCACCGAGATCCGCAATTTCTTGGGTATGGCAAGATACTGTAGTCATTTCATTCagggatttttgaaaatgacgGTGACATTGACTTATCTGACGAAGAAGAGAGTTAAGCATGAGAGGATCCCTGGTTGTCAGAAGGGTTTCAAAGGATTAAAGCAGGATTTGATGGAAGCTCCGGTGTTAGCTATGCCATCTCAGCAAGAAAACTATATTTTGTACACTGATGTATCGAAATTGGGTTTGAGCACTGTGTTAATGAAGAATGATGGAGATTTCTTATGCTTCTAG
- the LOC140976738 gene encoding protein ULTRAPETALA 1-like isoform X2 encodes MSEDRKRKNMENNGGAGGGAVVLFSDEEVRDISGFQRCDDYVVVTCGCTSHTYGDAVGTLRVFASGELEIHCECTPGCQEDKLTPAAFEKHSGRETARKWKNNIWVIVDGEKVPIFKTALLKYYNEASKHANGSQRSTGKTTGHHDEFIRCSQCNKLRRFHLRNKEECQIYHDAFLSVNWTCSDMPHDNV; translated from the exons ATGAGTGAAGATAGGAagaggaaaaatatggagaataATGGTGGAGCAGGAGGAGGCGCAGTCGTTTTGTTCAGCGATGAGGAAGTGAGAGACATTAGTGGATTCCAGCGATGTGATGATTACGTAGTAGTGACGTGTGGCTGCACAAGCCACACTTATGGCGATGCTGTTGGGACTCTTAGGGTTTTCGCTTCTGGCGAGCTCGAAATTCATTGCGAATGCACCCCGGGTTGTCAAGAAG ACAAGTTAACTCCTGCTGCATTTGAGAAGCATTCTGGACGAGAAACAGCTAGGAAATGGAAGAATAAtatatgggttattgttgatggaGAGAAAGTTCCTATATTTAAGACAGCCCTGCTCAAGTATTACAACGAAGCATCAAAACATGCAAATGGATCCCAGAGATCAACTGGAAAAACCACCGGTCATCATGATGAGTTTATTCGATGCAGTCAGTGTAACAAATTGCGTAGGTTCCACCTTCGCAACAAGGAAGAATGCCAGATTTACCATGATGCTTTCTTAAGCGTGAACTGGACATGCAgtgatatgcctcatgacaa TGTGTAA